The Quercus robur chromosome 3, dhQueRobu3.1, whole genome shotgun sequence DNA segment AATCATTTTCATTGGAAGGAATGGCAAAGATTGTATTAAAACATCTACCAGTGTTTGAATGTGTGTTATACTTGATGTTTTGGCAACATGTCTTGCAAGATATGCTGATGATGAAGCTTGGGACTACAACTCTTGTTGAACAAGATTTTGACATTTCACATgaacaaataaaccaaaacacatacaaatgctcttcttttccttttatgagCAGATGAATATGAATGCAATGCTTTCTGTATGTGAAGGATTCATGCTCTACCATTAACTGACATATCATCTCACCCAGTGGTTGGCTGCCATGATTCCCTGGATTATGGGAAGTCATTTTAAGTTTAGAGGATTAATTACAAGTTTTGATACTTTAACAACACTGCCCAAATTAGAGgggaaaatatgaattttacgCTTTTTagccaaattaaaaaatgttaccATTAGCCATTAAAGGTCCCACTACTCATTATCATGCAACCGAGTGAGTCTATTGTATTATCatagatttttcattttagaaCTTGTGAGGTCACTGAGTTGTAAATCATTTGATTTGGTTGGTAGTTCACGAGTCTCTCTCAAGTTCCAACACTGTTAAGCCAAAGCATATGATCGATggcttttttttaaaaccagATATATATGGCCTTGCATGTCAAAAACAATTACTCCAACAAGGGTTTGACACTTGTTGGGCCCAACCATGAATTAATGAATTAATGACTCAAAAGGTTAAATCTTTTTCCGGTGATGTTAGAAGCATAATTTTTGCCACGCctcttttctccctctctttaaCTTTtacataaagaaaacaaatatcaaaataagCTGCCAAGTATCAAAATAAgcaaattgtgacaaaaattgtggtcttaacatttttcatcttttacgGACCTCCAGGTTTCCGACATAGACATGCCACGCctcttttctccctctcttgaaacttgtgtataaagaaaacaaatatcaaaataagCTGCCAAGTATTTTGCCTTTCATCAAAAGTGCACCTAGATTGGTACAAATGAAAACGTCATGGGAGATGGGTAGTGCGTCCtgtttttttaccaaaaaaataaaagaaataaaaagaagcgTGTCCTCCTTTTTCTGTCTGATGAGTGAAATTTGTCAAAAAGATCAACAAGAAACGTGTTCAAATCACATTATTCTAGCTATATATCAATGGATCCCTCCACAATAAAGGttccttttccttctccttGACTCTGATGgtaaacaaaatagaatataCATGACACAATAACATTAAAGAACACTTTTGACAGAAAAGAATGCATGTGATTTGTGATTAATCTGTTGGGGACCAACAGAGGTTTTGTGGCTTTGTGTTGCTCGTAGCAACAAAAACATGCTCAAATCAAGCACCAAGATAAAGAAAACAATGATTTTTAGTTGGCTAAAAGTAATTAACTAATATAAGTAGGTGGGGTAGTGAAATTccattaaattgaaaaaatactGCCTCTCTCTAGAtatacaaaaaggaaaaatctaaaAAGAAGAGATCAGGTTCTTCTACCCTAATAGCAGTCATATCACTACTCAAAAAGGAATCAAATTCATCAGCAACAGCCCAGCTCTGTTTTTTTTAGCATAGGAGGAAGacaacagaaaaaataaaataaaaaaaattccttagtGAGAATTGCCTCTAGATGATTCCAAATTACAAGCCTAGGCTCTATCACGGTCACATCTTGTCCACACATCTTTTTTGAACTAGGTGTAGTATTATCAGGCCCACAGCAACACTGACCAAAGGGTCAGGCCCAGAGAAAAGAACAGGATAGTGCCTCTAGTGATGAGAGGTAGAGTAGCACTTGAGTCATTGATGCCAGTATTCCCACTTCCTGTGGAGCTGATTCCTGAGCCGAATACTAAAGGAGTCGTGGTGCCTGTGGTTGGAGTTGTAGGTGTTGTGGTTGGAGTTGTAGTTGTGGTTGTTACTGTTTGGCTGAACCAAGAAAAACAACAACGTATATTAACCTCAAAACCATACTCAATTGTGATcagatttaaaataattaaaaaacaaacaaaccattcATACTACCAAAACACAAGCAATTTGTCCTGCAAGCTTAAGCCCTTAGGAAAGTATGAAATTTAATTATCTAACTATTATTTTGACACTTTTCGTTGCAATTGGGCCTTAACTTCTCCTTAATAAGTGAAACACA contains these protein-coding regions:
- the LOC126719972 gene encoding PLASMODESMATA CALLOSE-BINDING PROTEIN 1-like, translated to MEMLVLTPSYFQKTGQTEGSCDFSGTATVGQTAPTVASTSCVYPASPSQTVTTTTTTPTTTPTTPTTGTTTPLVFGSGISSTGSGNTGINDSSATLPLITRGTILFFSLGLTLWSVLLWA